The proteins below are encoded in one region of Acidimicrobiia bacterium:
- a CDS encoding PadR family transcriptional regulator → MPTTMTTSSYAVLALLDLKPWTGYELTHQAQRSLRYAWPKSERLLYSEPKKLVKLGFATSHKQAFGNRTRNVYTITEAGRSELKEWTKTRTQPPRMELEALLRLLFADQGSRDDVLRALDELESDIGEHHRAIVELMGSYLEGSHPFPERTHLSVLFATAQIEIFKALEGWIEFARGEIDDWPSTEALGMNPRTEVLTRLLAQDESPVQSR, encoded by the coding sequence ATGCCAACGACCATGACCACATCGTCATATGCAGTCCTCGCCCTCCTCGATCTGAAACCCTGGACGGGCTACGAACTCACCCACCAGGCACAGCGAAGCCTTCGCTACGCCTGGCCCAAATCAGAGCGGCTGCTTTATTCCGAACCCAAAAAACTGGTGAAACTGGGATTCGCAACGTCCCATAAACAGGCCTTCGGGAACCGAACGCGCAACGTGTACACGATTACCGAGGCGGGGCGGTCCGAACTCAAGGAGTGGACAAAGACCCGGACCCAACCTCCTCGCATGGAACTCGAAGCGCTCCTCAGGCTGCTGTTTGCCGATCAGGGATCACGCGACGATGTACTACGTGCCCTTGACGAACTCGAGAGCGACATTGGCGAACACCACCGGGCCATTGTCGAACTGATGGGAAGCTACCTTGAGGGCAGCCATCCCTTCCCGGAGCGAACGCACCTGTCGGTGCTCTTCGCTACCGCACAAATCGAAATATTCAAGGCGCTGGAAGGGTGGATCGAGTTTGCCCGGGGCGAAATCGACGACTGGCCGAGTACCGAAGCTCTCGGTATGAACCCTAGAACCGAGGTGCTCACACGGCTTCTCGCCCAAGACGAATCACCCGTGCAGTCTCGATGA
- a CDS encoding maleylpyruvate isomerase family mycothiol-dependent enzyme, whose amino-acid sequence MEVPEHIATVEQEGKLFADAARRAGLDAKVVTCPGWDVRDLVRHLAEIHLWAAAQVSNRATKMWVDDLSELSESWPDLAIFWPDDDKLIDWYLETSANLVHELRSAPVDLECNTFLPAPSPLAMWARRQAHETAVHRFDAERAAESESHFDARFAADGIDEILAAFAPRRSTFPIETPGTMAVEVTDTSDQWRVTMAPDGISTVKGDGPADVTLAGTAADLYLVLWNRREDAAIDVTGDQDLLEFWHHNHRVRWS is encoded by the coding sequence ATAGAAGTACCCGAGCACATCGCAACCGTCGAGCAAGAAGGGAAGCTGTTCGCTGATGCCGCTAGGCGCGCTGGTCTTGATGCGAAGGTAGTGACTTGTCCCGGGTGGGACGTGCGCGACCTGGTCCGCCATCTCGCTGAGATCCACCTCTGGGCCGCCGCCCAGGTATCTAATCGGGCTACGAAAATGTGGGTGGATGACCTCTCTGAGCTTTCCGAATCTTGGCCCGACTTAGCCATCTTCTGGCCCGACGACGACAAGCTGATCGACTGGTATCTGGAAACGAGTGCCAATTTGGTGCACGAATTGCGGTCCGCTCCCGTCGACCTGGAGTGCAACACGTTCTTGCCTGCGCCGTCCCCACTGGCCATGTGGGCTCGACGCCAAGCACACGAAACTGCTGTTCATCGTTTCGATGCAGAACGTGCCGCTGAAAGCGAAAGCCATTTTGATGCACGATTCGCAGCGGACGGTATCGACGAGATACTCGCCGCGTTCGCTCCCCGTCGTTCCACGTTTCCCATCGAGACGCCCGGCACCATGGCTGTCGAGGTGACGGACACCAGCGATCAGTGGCGGGTCACGATGGCCCCGGATGGGATCAGCACTGTCAAGGGTGACGGACCCGCCGACGTCACATTGGCCGGAACTGCCGCGGACCTTTATCTGGTCCTGTGGAATCGCCGCGAAGACGCGGCCATCGACGT